One genomic segment of Hordeum vulgare subsp. vulgare chromosome 2H, MorexV3_pseudomolecules_assembly, whole genome shotgun sequence includes these proteins:
- the LOC123427830 gene encoding probable D-2-hydroxyglutarate dehydrogenase, mitochondrial isoform X1: protein MALPSLLSHSRTRPSVLREPLRQGGLRALLAPWDPPPVHPHDRAAEHACTPPSTESSSPGHHRPPPLNWIRVGGRTVSSGAGTSLTQYGSTNHTLTSHRRSYWTLCPQHPSSGPPARIATKEAQHRVKDPLEVQRRTFGSAAEPIQRNPDFSVLNSDDVSFFKSILGDNGVVQDKDRVAVANVDWMGKYKGASQLLLLPKSTNEVSKVLAYCDSRRLAVVPQGGNTGLVGGSVPVHDEVIVNLGGMDKIISFDNVNGILTCEAGCVLENLSTFVENEGFIMPLDLGAKGSCQIGGNISTNAGGLRFIRYGSLHGNVLGLEVVLANGTVLDMLTTLRKDNTGYDLKHLFVGSEGSLGIVTKVSILTPAKLPSTNVAFLSCNDYMSCQKLLLAARRSLGEIISAFEFMDRQCIDLAMTHLEGVHNPLPLSPYKFYVLIETTGSDESYDKAKLEAFLLRSMEDGLVADGVIAQDISQASNFWRIREGISEASVKVGAVYKYDLSIPVEKLYDIVEEMRSRVGDMAEVLGYGHLGDGNLHLNILSSKYSDDILAQIEPFVYEWTAGHRGSISAEHGLGLMKAEKIHYSKSPEAVQLMASIKKLLDPNSILNPYKVLPQSALSLEQQGS, encoded by the exons ATGGCGCTCCCGTCCCTCCTCTCCCACTCCAGGACACGCCCCTCCGTCCTCCGGGAACCTCTCCGGCAGGGGGGGCTCCGCGCCCTGCTCGCCCCGTGGGATCCCCCGCCCGTTCATCCGCACGACCGCGCCGCCGAACACGCCTGCACGCCACCTTCCACCGAGTCATCCTCTCCTGGTCACCACCGCCCTCCTCCTCTCAACTGGATCCGCGTCGGGGGCCGGACGGTCTCGTCTGGTGCTG GTACGTCCCTCACTCAATATGGATCGACAAACCATACTCTGACTTCTCATAGAAGATCCTATTGGACCCTGTGTCCACAACATCCCTCTTCCGGGCCTCCAGCTAGGATAGCAACAAAAGAAGCACAACATAGGGTGAAAGATCCGCTTGAAGTTCAACGACGTACTTTTGGTTCTGCGGCAGAACCCATCCAGAGGAACCCAGACTTTTCAGTGCTAAATTCTGATGATGTTTCTTTCTTCAAGAGCATATTGGGTGACAATGGAGTCGTTCAAGATAAGGACAGGGTGGCTGTTGCGAATGTCGATTGGATGGGTAAATACAAGGGTGCAAGCCAGCTTCTGCTTTTACCAAAAAGTACTAATGAG GTTTCTAAGGTTCTTGCTTACTGCGACTCGAGACGATTGGCGGTAGTTCCTCAGGGTGGAAATACAGGCCTCGTTGGTGGCAGTGTACCGGTTCATGATGAG GTGATTGTCAACCTTGGTGGTATGGACAAAATAATCTCGTTTGACAAT GTAAATGGTATTCTTACTTGTGAAGCTGGTTGTGTGTTGGAGAACTTAAGTACCTTTGTGGAAAATGAAGG ATTTATTATGCCTCTTGACTTGGGGGCAAAAGGTAGTTGCCAGATAGGAGGGAACATTTCAACTAATGCTGGTGGCCTACGTTTCATTCGCTATGGCTCACTTCACGGAAATGTACTTG GTCTTGAAGTTGTCCTAGCCAATGGAACTGTCCTTGACATGCTTACTACTTTAAGGAAAGACAACACTGGATACGATCTGAAGCACTTATTTGTTG GAAGTGAAGGCTCACTAGGAATAGTCACTAAAGTGTCAATACTTACACCTGCAAAGCTACCTTCAACTAATGTTGCATTTCTTTCCTGCAATGACTACATGAGCTGCCAG AAATTGCTACTGGCAGCTAGGAGGAGCTTGGGTGAGATTATTTCTGCATTTGAGTTTATGGATCGTCAGTGTATTGATCTG GCTATGACGCATTTGGAAGGAGTTCATAATCCTTTACCCCTCTCGCCGTACAAATTTTATGTTCTAATTGAGACCACAGGAAGTGATGAATCATATGACAA AGCAAAACTTGAAGCTTTTTTGTTGCGCTCAATGGAAGATGGCCTTGTAGCTGATGGAGTTATAGCACAGGATATTAGCCAAGCATCTAATTTTTGGAGGATCCGCGAG GGTATATCAGAGGCATCTGTAAAAGTTGGTGCAGTTTACAAGTATGACTTGTCCATACCTGTAGAGAAACTATATGATATTGTTGAGGAAATGCGCAGCCGTGTTG GTGATATGGCAGAGGTATTGGGTTATGGCCACCTTGGTGACGGGAATCTCCATCTAAACATCTTATCAAGCAAGTACAGTGACGAT ATTCTGGCACAAATTGAACCATTTGTCTATGAGTGGACTGCTGGCCACAGAGGAAGCATCAGCGCAGAGCACGGATTGGGGCTAATGAAAGCTGAGAAGATTCACTACAGCAAGTCaccagaagca GTGCAGCTAATGGCTTCCATCAAGAAGTTACTGGACCCTAACTCAATTCTAAACCCATACAAGGTTCTACCTCAGTCTGCATTGTCACTGGAGCAG CAGGGTAGCTGA
- the LOC123427830 gene encoding probable D-2-hydroxyglutarate dehydrogenase, mitochondrial isoform X3: MALPSLLSHSRTRPSVLREPLRQGGLRALLAPWDPPPVHPHDRAAEHACTPPSTESSSPGHHRPPPLNWIRVGGRTVSSGAGTSLTQYGSTNHTLTSHRRSYWTLCPQHPSSGPPARIATKEAQHRVKDPLEVQRRTFGSAAEPIQRNPDFSVLNSDDVSFFKSILGDNGVVQDKDRVAVANVDWMGKYKGASQLLLLPKSTNEVSKVLAYCDSRRLAVVPQGGNTGLVGGSVPVHDEVIVNLGGMDKIISFDNVNGILTCEAGCVLENLSTFVENEGFIMPLDLGAKGSCQIGGNISTNAGGLRFIRYGSLHGNVLGLEVVLANGTVLDMLTTLRKDNTGYDLKHLFVGSEGSLGIVTKVSILTPAKLPSTNVAFLSCNDYMSCQKLLLAARRSLGEIISAFEFMDRQCIDLAMTHLEGVHNPLPLSPYKFYVLIETTGSDESYDKAKLEAFLLRSMEDGLVADGVIAQDISQASNFWRIREGISEASVKVGAVYKYDLSIPVEKLYDIVEEMRSRVGDMAEVLGYGHLGDGNLHLNILSSKYSDDVCLI; encoded by the exons ATGGCGCTCCCGTCCCTCCTCTCCCACTCCAGGACACGCCCCTCCGTCCTCCGGGAACCTCTCCGGCAGGGGGGGCTCCGCGCCCTGCTCGCCCCGTGGGATCCCCCGCCCGTTCATCCGCACGACCGCGCCGCCGAACACGCCTGCACGCCACCTTCCACCGAGTCATCCTCTCCTGGTCACCACCGCCCTCCTCCTCTCAACTGGATCCGCGTCGGGGGCCGGACGGTCTCGTCTGGTGCTG GTACGTCCCTCACTCAATATGGATCGACAAACCATACTCTGACTTCTCATAGAAGATCCTATTGGACCCTGTGTCCACAACATCCCTCTTCCGGGCCTCCAGCTAGGATAGCAACAAAAGAAGCACAACATAGGGTGAAAGATCCGCTTGAAGTTCAACGACGTACTTTTGGTTCTGCGGCAGAACCCATCCAGAGGAACCCAGACTTTTCAGTGCTAAATTCTGATGATGTTTCTTTCTTCAAGAGCATATTGGGTGACAATGGAGTCGTTCAAGATAAGGACAGGGTGGCTGTTGCGAATGTCGATTGGATGGGTAAATACAAGGGTGCAAGCCAGCTTCTGCTTTTACCAAAAAGTACTAATGAG GTTTCTAAGGTTCTTGCTTACTGCGACTCGAGACGATTGGCGGTAGTTCCTCAGGGTGGAAATACAGGCCTCGTTGGTGGCAGTGTACCGGTTCATGATGAG GTGATTGTCAACCTTGGTGGTATGGACAAAATAATCTCGTTTGACAAT GTAAATGGTATTCTTACTTGTGAAGCTGGTTGTGTGTTGGAGAACTTAAGTACCTTTGTGGAAAATGAAGG ATTTATTATGCCTCTTGACTTGGGGGCAAAAGGTAGTTGCCAGATAGGAGGGAACATTTCAACTAATGCTGGTGGCCTACGTTTCATTCGCTATGGCTCACTTCACGGAAATGTACTTG GTCTTGAAGTTGTCCTAGCCAATGGAACTGTCCTTGACATGCTTACTACTTTAAGGAAAGACAACACTGGATACGATCTGAAGCACTTATTTGTTG GAAGTGAAGGCTCACTAGGAATAGTCACTAAAGTGTCAATACTTACACCTGCAAAGCTACCTTCAACTAATGTTGCATTTCTTTCCTGCAATGACTACATGAGCTGCCAG AAATTGCTACTGGCAGCTAGGAGGAGCTTGGGTGAGATTATTTCTGCATTTGAGTTTATGGATCGTCAGTGTATTGATCTG GCTATGACGCATTTGGAAGGAGTTCATAATCCTTTACCCCTCTCGCCGTACAAATTTTATGTTCTAATTGAGACCACAGGAAGTGATGAATCATATGACAA AGCAAAACTTGAAGCTTTTTTGTTGCGCTCAATGGAAGATGGCCTTGTAGCTGATGGAGTTATAGCACAGGATATTAGCCAAGCATCTAATTTTTGGAGGATCCGCGAG GGTATATCAGAGGCATCTGTAAAAGTTGGTGCAGTTTACAAGTATGACTTGTCCATACCTGTAGAGAAACTATATGATATTGTTGAGGAAATGCGCAGCCGTGTTG GTGATATGGCAGAGGTATTGGGTTATGGCCACCTTGGTGACGGGAATCTCCATCTAAACATCTTATCAAGCAAGTACAGTGACGATGTATGTCTGATATGA
- the LOC123427830 gene encoding probable D-2-hydroxyglutarate dehydrogenase, mitochondrial isoform X2, translating into MALPSLLSHSRTRPSVLREPLRQGGLRALLAPWDPPPVHPHDRAAEHACTPPSTESSSPGHHRPPPLNWIRVGGRTVSSGAGTSLTQYGSTNHTLTSHRRSYWTLCPQHPSSGPPARIATKEAQHRVKDPLEVQRRTFGSAAEPIQRNPDFSVLNSDDVSFFKSILGDNGVVQDKDRVAVANVDWMGKYKGASQLLLLPKSTNEVSKVLAYCDSRRLAVVPQGGNTGLVGGSVPVHDEVIVNLGGMDKIISFDNVNGILTCEAGCVLENLSTFVENEGFIMPLDLGAKGSCQIGGNISTNAGGLRFIRYGSLHGNVLGLEVVLANGTVLDMLTTLRKDNTGYDLKHLFVGSEGSLGIVTKVSILTPAKLPSTNVAFLSCNDYMSCQKLLLAARRSLGEIISAFEFMDRQCIDLAMTHLEGVHNPLPLSPYKFYVLIETTGSDESYDKAKLEAFLLRSMEDGLVADGVIAQDISQASNFWRIREGISEASVKVGAVYKYDLSIPVEKLYDIVEEMRSRVGDMAEVLGYGHLGDGNLHLNILSSKYSDDILAQIEPFVYEWTAGHRGSISAEHGLGLMKAEKIHYSKSPEAVQLMASIKKLLDPNSILNPYKVLPQSALSLEQGS; encoded by the exons ATGGCGCTCCCGTCCCTCCTCTCCCACTCCAGGACACGCCCCTCCGTCCTCCGGGAACCTCTCCGGCAGGGGGGGCTCCGCGCCCTGCTCGCCCCGTGGGATCCCCCGCCCGTTCATCCGCACGACCGCGCCGCCGAACACGCCTGCACGCCACCTTCCACCGAGTCATCCTCTCCTGGTCACCACCGCCCTCCTCCTCTCAACTGGATCCGCGTCGGGGGCCGGACGGTCTCGTCTGGTGCTG GTACGTCCCTCACTCAATATGGATCGACAAACCATACTCTGACTTCTCATAGAAGATCCTATTGGACCCTGTGTCCACAACATCCCTCTTCCGGGCCTCCAGCTAGGATAGCAACAAAAGAAGCACAACATAGGGTGAAAGATCCGCTTGAAGTTCAACGACGTACTTTTGGTTCTGCGGCAGAACCCATCCAGAGGAACCCAGACTTTTCAGTGCTAAATTCTGATGATGTTTCTTTCTTCAAGAGCATATTGGGTGACAATGGAGTCGTTCAAGATAAGGACAGGGTGGCTGTTGCGAATGTCGATTGGATGGGTAAATACAAGGGTGCAAGCCAGCTTCTGCTTTTACCAAAAAGTACTAATGAG GTTTCTAAGGTTCTTGCTTACTGCGACTCGAGACGATTGGCGGTAGTTCCTCAGGGTGGAAATACAGGCCTCGTTGGTGGCAGTGTACCGGTTCATGATGAG GTGATTGTCAACCTTGGTGGTATGGACAAAATAATCTCGTTTGACAAT GTAAATGGTATTCTTACTTGTGAAGCTGGTTGTGTGTTGGAGAACTTAAGTACCTTTGTGGAAAATGAAGG ATTTATTATGCCTCTTGACTTGGGGGCAAAAGGTAGTTGCCAGATAGGAGGGAACATTTCAACTAATGCTGGTGGCCTACGTTTCATTCGCTATGGCTCACTTCACGGAAATGTACTTG GTCTTGAAGTTGTCCTAGCCAATGGAACTGTCCTTGACATGCTTACTACTTTAAGGAAAGACAACACTGGATACGATCTGAAGCACTTATTTGTTG GAAGTGAAGGCTCACTAGGAATAGTCACTAAAGTGTCAATACTTACACCTGCAAAGCTACCTTCAACTAATGTTGCATTTCTTTCCTGCAATGACTACATGAGCTGCCAG AAATTGCTACTGGCAGCTAGGAGGAGCTTGGGTGAGATTATTTCTGCATTTGAGTTTATGGATCGTCAGTGTATTGATCTG GCTATGACGCATTTGGAAGGAGTTCATAATCCTTTACCCCTCTCGCCGTACAAATTTTATGTTCTAATTGAGACCACAGGAAGTGATGAATCATATGACAA AGCAAAACTTGAAGCTTTTTTGTTGCGCTCAATGGAAGATGGCCTTGTAGCTGATGGAGTTATAGCACAGGATATTAGCCAAGCATCTAATTTTTGGAGGATCCGCGAG GGTATATCAGAGGCATCTGTAAAAGTTGGTGCAGTTTACAAGTATGACTTGTCCATACCTGTAGAGAAACTATATGATATTGTTGAGGAAATGCGCAGCCGTGTTG GTGATATGGCAGAGGTATTGGGTTATGGCCACCTTGGTGACGGGAATCTCCATCTAAACATCTTATCAAGCAAGTACAGTGACGAT ATTCTGGCACAAATTGAACCATTTGTCTATGAGTGGACTGCTGGCCACAGAGGAAGCATCAGCGCAGAGCACGGATTGGGGCTAATGAAAGCTGAGAAGATTCACTACAGCAAGTCaccagaagca GTGCAGCTAATGGCTTCCATCAAGAAGTTACTGGACCCTAACTCAATTCTAAACCCATACAAGGTTCTACCTCAGTCTGCATTGTCACTGGAGCAG GGTAGCTGA